In Flavobacterium enshiense, the genomic stretch GAAGCGGATGCAATATCGGTTTCCACATCAAAATAGCGCGAAAGTACACGATACACGTTTCCATCAACTACCGGAACCGCTTCGCCATAGGCAATAGAGGCGATAGCCGCAGCGGTATACTCACCCACTCCTTTTAACTTCAACAAGTCCTTATATTTATCGGGAAACTTTCCATTTAAATCAAAAGCGACATGTTTTGCAGTAGCGTGCAGATTTCGTGCACGGGAATAATACCCCAAACCCTGCCAGAGTTTCAACACCTGCTCTTCATCGGCTGAAGCTACATCAAAAACAGTAGGAAATGCCTCTGTAAAACGCAAAAAATAAGGCAATCCCTGAGCAACTCGCGTTTGTTGCAGCATGATTTCAGAAAGCCAGACCGGATACGGATCAGGAGTTTTTCTCCAAGGCAAATCGCGTTTTTTACGTAAATACCATTGGACTAGATTGTTAGTAAATTCCATCTTTAAAAATTGGAAAACAAAAATAAAACTTTATGTAATTAAATTTTAATCGATTAACCTTGAAAAATTGTTTTTTTAATTGCTATATTTGCACACTCAAAAAATTACACATCAATATAAAACGAAAGAAAATGACGAAAGCAGACATCGTAGCGAAAATTTCTGAGAAATTGGGTCTTGAAAAAGGAGACGTTCAAGCAACAGTGGAGTCTTTTATGGACGAGGTGAAAAACTCACTAGAAACTGGAGATAATGTATATTTAAGAGGTTTCGGTAGCTTTATCATCAAAACTAGAGCTGAGAAAACCGGAAGAAACATCTCTAAAAACACTACAATTAAAATCCCTGCTCACAACATTCCGGCTTTCAAACCGGCGAAAATATTTGTTGATGGAGTAAAAACGAATACAGAAGCAAAAAATTAACTAATTATTAATCACTAAACACTACAAGTTATGCCAAGTGGTAAAAAAAGAAAAAGACATAAGGTAGCTACTCACAAACGTAAAAAAAGAGCGAGAGCTAACCGTCACAAAAAGAAAAAGTAGTTTAAAACTACTTTTTCTTTTTTAAAATTAAAAGTTCATTGAAATTTGGATTAAGACTGCGGATCGCAGCTTTCAGACACCAGATTATTTCTGCGGTCTAAAATCTGTAATCTGACATCTATAATCCAACCGGGTACAATACCTGTAAAAAATTGTTTAATCCATCTGTACAATTCTGGAATAAGGAACAAGGAATAAAGAATAAGTCATCTTTTTTAAAGATTTGCAACTTTTCACTTTTCACTTTTTCACTTTTCACTTAACTGTATGGATAAAAATGTACACATTTTGAACAAAGAATTAATTATTCGAACCAGTTCAGATGCCGTAGATTTTGCCTTATTAAAAGATGGAAAACTAGTTGAATTGCACAAAGAAGAAGGTGGCGAGGAAAAAGGCGGCTTTCAGGTTGGCGATATTTTTATTGCCAAAATCAGAAAACCGGTTCCGGGACTTAATGCTGCGTTTGTAAACGTAGGTTTCGAGAAAGATGCATTCCTGCACTATCACGATTTAGGCCCAAACCTCTCTTCGATGATAAAATTCATCAAACTTGTAAGCGCAGGTAAACTAAAAGATTTCTCCCTAAAAAACTTTCCTTTTGAGCCGGAAATAAACAAGGATGGAGCCATCAGCGACGTGCTGAGCGCCAATCAGTCTATTCTCGTTCAGGTAGTTAAAGAACCAATATCGACCAAGGGTCCACGAATAAGCTCTGAGCTTTCACTGGCCGGCAGATATGTGGTTTTAGTCCCTTTTTCGGACAGGGTTTCGGTTTCACAGAAAATCGATTCTAAAGAAGAAAAAGACCGATTAAAACGATTGGTTCAATCTATCAAGCCAAAAGGATTTGGTGTTATTGTTCGCACAGTAGCAGAAGGCAAAAAAGTGGCCGAACTGGATAAAGATTTGCAAAACTTGCTCGACAAATGGTCAGCAACATGCAAACGAATACCCACCGCACATCATCCGTCCCGAATTTTGGGCGAAGTAAACAAAGCTTCTTCCATATTACGAGATGTGTTTAACGACACCTTCACGGGAATTTATGTCGATGATGAAGATTTGTATTATCAAACTAAGGACTATTTGCAAGAAATAGCTCCTTCTAAAGTCTCAATTGTCAAGCATTACCAATCAAAGGATTTACCTCTTTTTGAAAAGTATCATATAGAACGACAAATAAAAACGTCTTTCGGAAAAACAGTTTCTATGAGCAAAGGAGCTTATCTGATCATAGAACACACGGAAGCTTTGCACGTTATCGATGTTAACAGCGGTAACCGATCAAACAAAGCAACCAATCAGGAAGACACCGCACTGGAAGTAAACATGATTGCCGCAGCAGAAATAGCGCGACAACTAAGACTTCGCGACATGGGCGGGATTATTGTGGTCGATTTTATAGACATGCAGAATCCGGACAATCGTAAAAAATTATACGATTTTCTGAAAGAGGAAATGAGCGATGACAAGGCGAAACATAAGATCTTGCCTCCTAGCAAATTTGGATTAATTCAAATTACTAGACAAAGAGTCAGACCCGAAGTAAGTATCAAAACAAGAGAAGAGGACCCCAACAAAGAAAATGGGGAAATCGAAGCTCCAATCTCAATCGTTGATAAAATAGTGGTTGACCTTGAAAGAATTATCAAAGACCATAAAAAGGTTGTTTTAAACGCACACCCTTTTGTGGCAGCCTACCTTACCAAAGGTTTTCCATCAATACGTTCAAAATGGTTTTTTGAACATAAAAAATGGGTAAAAATCATACCGCGTGACGCTTACACGTTCCTTGAATATCATTTCTTTGACAAAGAAGGAAATGAAGTTCGATAAAAAACAAACCGCCCGTTGTAAAACGAGGCGGTTTTTTTATGCCCTTTTTTAAGTTTATATTATCCTAATAAAAACCTAAATACAAAACGGCCCGCAAACAAATTCGTTAATTTTGCCATGTCAAAACATTTGGCTCAGCTGCATAAAAAACCTTGCGAAAATGAATAATCAATTAAAAATACAAATTTGGTCCGATGTAATGTGTCCGTTTTGTTATATCGGAAAGCGAAAACTGGAAGAAGCATTACAACAATTCGAGAATAAAGATGCTGTTACTATCGAATGGAAGAGTTTTCAGCTCGACCCAAGAGCCAAGTATCAGCCCGAAGACAACACGTTTGATTATTTGGCAAAAAAATACGGCCGGGACAGAAATTGGTCCGTTGCTATGCACGAAAGCGTTACACAACAAGCCAAAGCTGTAGGATTGGATTATCATTTCGAAAAACTGATTTTAGCTAATTCTTTAAACGCGCATCGTTTATCTCATCTCGCTAAAAAGTATCATTTGGGTGACACTTTCGAAGAATCGTTATTTAAAGCACATTTCACCGAAGGTTTGGACATTGACGATAAACCAACATTGACACGACTCGCTTTAGGAGTTGGACTGAAACTGGAAGAAATTGAATCCGTTTTAAATTCGGATGCCTATATTAACGAGGTAGAACAAGAAATGAACGAAGCACAAAGCCTTGGCGCAAACGGTGTTCCATTTTTTGTTTTTGATGATAAATATGCGGTTTCCGGAGCGCAATCTCCCGAAGTATTTCTACAAACTTTGCAAAAAACATGGGAAGAAGGTAGCTTTGATGCTACTTTGGACTTTCAAAATTCAACCGGAGAGAACAGTTGTCACATCGAAGGTTGCGAATAAAACATAATATTAGCCTGATATTTTAAACGAAACTGCTATTCTCTCAAATAGCAGTTTTTTTATTTTCGTCTTTCAGCAAAAAAACGTTTCATCAGACTACCACATTCGTTTTCCATTACACCTCCAACAACGACAGTTTTCGGATGTAATTTCCCTCCCATAGTCATAAAGCCACGGTGTTCATCACGAGCTCCGTAAACAATTTTTGTAATCTGTGCCCAATACAAAGCACCGGCACACATCTGACAGGGTTCTAAGGTCACATACAGCGTACAATCCTTTAAATACTTTCCGCCCAAAAAATTCGCCGAAGAAGTTATGGCCTGCATTTCGGCGTGAGCTGTAACATCGTTGAGCAATTCGGTCAGG encodes the following:
- a CDS encoding HU family DNA-binding protein, producing the protein MKRKKMTKADIVAKISEKLGLEKGDVQATVESFMDEVKNSLETGDNVYLRGFGSFIIKTRAEKTGRNISKNTTIKIPAHNIPAFKPAKIFVDGVKTNTEAKN
- a CDS encoding Rne/Rng family ribonuclease, translated to MNKELIIRTSSDAVDFALLKDGKLVELHKEEGGEEKGGFQVGDIFIAKIRKPVPGLNAAFVNVGFEKDAFLHYHDLGPNLSSMIKFIKLVSAGKLKDFSLKNFPFEPEINKDGAISDVLSANQSILVQVVKEPISTKGPRISSELSLAGRYVVLVPFSDRVSVSQKIDSKEEKDRLKRLVQSIKPKGFGVIVRTVAEGKKVAELDKDLQNLLDKWSATCKRIPTAHHPSRILGEVNKASSILRDVFNDTFTGIYVDDEDLYYQTKDYLQEIAPSKVSIVKHYQSKDLPLFEKYHIERQIKTSFGKTVSMSKGAYLIIEHTEALHVIDVNSGNRSNKATNQEDTALEVNMIAAAEIARQLRLRDMGGIIVVDFIDMQNPDNRKKLYDFLKEEMSDDKAKHKILPPSKFGLIQITRQRVRPEVSIKTREEDPNKENGEIEAPISIVDKIVVDLERIIKDHKKVVLNAHPFVAAYLTKGFPSIRSKWFFEHKKWVKIIPRDAYTFLEYHFFDKEGNEVR
- a CDS encoding DsbA family oxidoreductase, whose amino-acid sequence is MNNQLKIQIWSDVMCPFCYIGKRKLEEALQQFENKDAVTIEWKSFQLDPRAKYQPEDNTFDYLAKKYGRDRNWSVAMHESVTQQAKAVGLDYHFEKLILANSLNAHRLSHLAKKYHLGDTFEESLFKAHFTEGLDIDDKPTLTRLALGVGLKLEEIESVLNSDAYINEVEQEMNEAQSLGANGVPFFVFDDKYAVSGAQSPEVFLQTLQKTWEEGSFDATLDFQNSTGENSCHIEGCE
- a CDS encoding nucleoside deaminase translates to MENIFTDEYFMKKAYQEAEIAFEKGEIPVGAIVVVDNRVIARTHNLTELLNDVTAHAEMQAITSSANFLGGKYLKDCTLYVTLEPCQMCAGALYWAQITKIVYGARDEHRGFMTMGGKLHPKTVVVGGVMENECGSLMKRFFAERRK